The genomic region GGCATGAGTGGCAAGCCCCGTGGATGGCAGATAAGCCGTCGGCGATCCTCTCGGACCCGCTGGTGGGACGTATCGCATCCGTGCTGCGGAACCTGCCGGCGAAGACGGAGAAGGTGTCGATTCGGGAGATCAAGTTGCGAGCCGGAGCGCAGGAGGTTCCCCGCAAGACGTGGCAGACGCGCCTTGACGCGGCCTTGAGGAAATCGCGATGGAAAGCGGAAGGGCAATCCGTGATTCGGAATGGGGCACCTTCCTAACGCGCTGATTCGGAACGCCCTTTTTCTGAACCTGCACCTCGCGCCCACCCTAATCTTTTATAGGGCAAAAGGTGCACGTTTGGAACCCTATCGTCCCGCAACGGGCCGGAAGCTTTCAGCAAGGCTTTCGGTCCGCCTCGCGCTTCGCGCTCGGTCCGCCCATAACGGGACGCAAACCCCACCTTGCGGTGTCGACCTCAAAGAGAAGCTCCGCCTTGCGGCTGCGCGGTCTAGGTAGCCGTGACCGGAGTCGATAGAGTTCGCGATACGCCCGACTCACGGCCCAAGAGCGCACTCAAGCACCGGGACCCGAGTCCCGGAATCTAAGTTGAATGGAGGTCGGACGCGGTACGCGAGACTCACAGTTAGTCGATAGGTCCACGGGAGGCACGAGAGAGCGCAGCGAGCGAGTCTGCTTCTCCCTCCCGCCCTACCTATCGATATAGCTCAGTCTCTCGATCACCCTCGCCAACTGCTTCGGGGTCTGCGGCTTCACATACCTGGACGTTTCCCCCTGCCCCCGCGAGTGCCCCATAAGCACCTGAATCTCGTCCCACGGGACACCACAGTCCCGCAGCCGCGTCCCGAACGTGTGCCGTAGTCCGTGCAGCGTCGCATCATTCGAGAACCCGCGCTTCTCCCTCGTTGTGCTCCACCATCGCGACACCATCGCTCCGTAGCCGTCCACTCCAAGCCGGAGAGGAAAGACGCGCTCGGCGCCGGCCGCTCGGCGCAACTCCACATAGGCGAGGAACTCATGAGCAATGGCCGAATGAATCGGGATCGAGCGCCGGCTCGCTAAGTTCTTCAGGCTGCCCGCTTCCTCAGTGAGCCGCAGGAACGGCGTTCCCTCGTCATCCTGAACGTCGATCACGCGCAGTTGCGCAACCTCGTTCACTCGGCACCCGGTGTACAGCAGGAGCAACGGTATCAGGCGCTTCCATTCCTCTCCCGCTAGTCCAACCGCCCGCAACACTAGCCGGACCTCCTCCGGCTTCAGGACTGATCTGTCCTCGTCCGGCCGGTTCGGTCGCTTCTCGTCCATCATCCCAGAGAAGACATTCCGCGGCAGCAGACCCCGCTTGTGGCACCAACCGCCAAACGCAGACACCTTATTGCATGTGTTCCGACGGGTCTCGTGCGCCCGCCCTGACTCGCGCAGCCGCTTGGCGAACTCCTCGGCGGTGGCGTGCGAAAGGGTTGCTAGCGGGCAGTCGCCTACCTGATCGATCAGCAGATCGAGAGCACGCTTCACGGCTTCCCCCGACCGCCCGGACCATGCCTCTCGGGATGTTCTAGCTTCGATGTAGGCGGCAACCGTGGCGCGGAGCATTGGTCCCACCGGTGGCGGCGTGACCGCACGCGGAATCAGCGGCGGAGCCGGGGCGCAGGAGGGCGCGGCCCGAACGTACAGGACGGGGGCCGGAGGAGGTTCTGGCGGGGACTTGGGGCGCAGTGCCTCTTCCCCGAAGAAATCCCGGAAGCACTTCCGCAACTCGTCGAATGGATCAGTTCCCATGCCGCTGAAGGCGAGCACGAGGCGTGCCCCTATGGCGCGAGACAAGAGAACGGCGGTGCGGCGATCGCCCGGCAGCGGGCGCCAGATTTCTCTGATCCCCAGGGAGGAACGTAGAGCGGGCGGTACGCGCACCCGGAGAGCAAAGCCGCTACGGCGCTGGACGAGATAGTCAGGCATCGGGACTCCGGATGTGACCAAGCGGTGTAGCACTTGGCGCCCGGCTTCCTGATTCCCTTCAGAGACTTGGGGCCTATAGCTCCCCTGAGCGTCTCTCCGGTGCGGAAGCGTTACTTCTTGTTGAGATCGCTCTTCCAGAACTTCTTGCCGGCGACCGTGGCCTCGGCGATGAGTCCGGTCGGGGTGAGCTGATACATGCTCGTCGTGTCGCTGTTCACGAACGACTGACCGACTTCGGCGGAGCCACCCTTGTCGGCGGCTGCCGCGGCGGCGGACGCCTGCCCCGAGGCTTCCCAGCCCTTGTCGACGAACTGTTCGAAGGCCTCGCGCGTCTTGAAGACGAAGACGGTGCGCACGTCCTTGACGCCGGCGCCGATGCCGACGCTCGCTTGGGCCACATTCATATAGGTGCGCTGACGGGTCTTGTTGTCGACGGCAACTCCGCTGCCTCCCGAGCCACCGGCGAAGAGCACCATTGCGCCGTACTCACTGAACACCGCATAGCCCGCAGCATTGGCGATCTCGGTCTTGACGGCGGGTTTGGCCTTGAACAGTTCGGCGAGGGTGTGCCGTGCCATCTTGTCGATCGCAGAGCGTTTCTGAGCGGGAGTGGCGGCCGGCTTGCCGGGCCTGGCCATCTCCTGACCGGCTTCGTTGCCGAATGCCTGCGCCTGCGCCTGGCCACCGCACGACAGCGCCAAGGCCAGCGCCGAAAGGGTGACACGAACATACATCATTGAATCCTCCCGCTTTGCTGGGCGGATTATATGCCCGCCGCTGCCGCCGTGGCATCACCGTTTGCGAAGCTGGATCGGCGGCGCGGTTGCGCCCGTTTCGCCAGCGAGTAAACTTCACGCCCATTCCGCCGCGTGCGAATCCGGCCTCAGCGCTTTCACTCCGATGCTCGACCCACAACTCTTCCGCAGCAATCTCGCCACCGTCGTGGAGCGCCTGGCCGCCCGCGGATTCGCCTTCGACGAGGATGCGTTTCGTGCCACCGAAGCACAGCGCAAGCTCATCCAGAAGGAATCCGAAGACCTGCAGGCGCAGCGCAACAGCTTGGCGAAGCAGGTGGGACAGGCGAAGGCGAAGGGCGCGGATGCCGCTGACCTGATGGCGCAGGGCGCCGCCCTTGGCGACCGTGTGACTGCACTCGGCAGGCAGCTCGACGCGGTGCAGACACGCCTGAACGCGCTTTTGCTGACGACTCCCAACGTGCCGCACGCGAGCGTCCCCCTGGGGACCTCCGCGAACGACAACGTGGAGGTGCGCCGCGTCGGCACGTCGCGGGCCCTCGATTTTCCGCCCAAGGACCACGTGGATCTCGGCGCAGCGCTGGGCGGGCTCGACTTCGAGACCGCGGTCAAGATCAGCGGCGCGCGCTTCGTCGTGATGAAGGGTGCGATCGCACGCCTGCATCGCGCACTCACCCAATTCATGCTCGACGTGCACACTACCGAACACGGCTACACCGAGATCTACGCACCCTATCTCGTCAATGCGGAGAGCATGCAGGGAACCGGGCAGC from Betaproteobacteria bacterium harbors:
- a CDS encoding site-specific integrase, which translates into the protein MKRALDLLIDQVGDCPLATLSHATAEEFAKRLRESGRAHETRRNTCNKVSAFGGWCHKRGLLPRNVFSGMMDEKRPNRPDEDRSVLKPEEVRLVLRAVGLAGEEWKRLIPLLLLYTGCRVNEVAQLRVIDVQDDEGTPFLRLTEEAGSLKNLASRRSIPIHSAIAHEFLAYVELRRAAGAERVFPLRLGVDGYGAMVSRWWSTTREKRGFSNDATLHGLRHTFGTRLRDCGVPWDEIQVLMGHSRGQGETSRYVKPQTPKQLARVIERLSYIDR